Within Elizabethkingia sp. JS20170427COW, the genomic segment AAAAAGCACTGTGAATTTCTTCATAGTGCTTTTATTTTTTATTTTCATGAGGATTATTTCTTTTGCAATTTCTGGAAGAAATCTATCAAAACTTGTCGGTCTTTATTGGTAAGATTAGCTTCTGGATGTTGCAACATATACCCAGGCATTGGCATAGTACGTTGTTCTATGGTTAATACAGAATTCTTCAACATCGTAGCTTGTTGTTCCTTGTTAAAATCCTTCCACAAAGAAAAATTGAGCCGCTCTCTTCCCTCGTTAACATGGTCTTTAATCGTCCACGATATAGGTGCTATTTTAGAATACCATGGATAGACAACTTCATTGCTATGGCAATCATAACAAGCCTTTCTCAACAAATCACGCACGGGTTGTGGTGCTGCTATCACTTCTACAAAATCCTTGGTCTTATCTACCGGTGTATTGGTTCTATCTACTGGAATCAGCTGAATGGCTAACAATATCCCAACACCCCATAACAATATTTTCTTCACCATATTTTCTAAAATTGATTTCTAAATCCACCTCCATTCATCATATTATTATTCATAAATGGGTTGGTATTGTTTTGAGACTCCTTAGGCTCTTCTTTTTTCTTTTCAGGTTTTAGATCTATTTTTTTAATCCCGTTGCCTGTTGGTATAAAAGAGTTTTGGCTTTCAGTATCCTCACTTACTGGGTGGAGTAAATCCCAAGTTTCAACATTCTTCCAAGAAGGGCGAAGGATTAATTTTTTCTTTAACAAATAGGCATCTTCTGGCTGAATATGTTTTTCAAAATCAGCTCCGTCCCATTCTCCATTGTTATTATTATCTACCAAAATACGAACTTGGTAGGTATCCGGTTTTATATTTTTAAATTCAACTTCTGAAACATCTTCTACCTTTTTCTCGGTGAAAATTTCAAAATTCTCACTTAACAGCTGCACCCAATAAGGTGACTTAGGGGCATTTTGCAATTGAAGAACCAAGCTGCTATAATCTTCTATTTTCCCTGTTTGGAAATTGAAAATCGTTTTTTTAGCATTCGAAAAATAATAAGCTTGTACACTTTCCTTAGCAATGCTCAAACTGTATTTTTTACTGGCCTGAAAATCTG encodes:
- a CDS encoding heme-binding domain-containing protein, with the translated sequence MVKKILLWGVGILLAIQLIPVDRTNTPVDKTKDFVEVIAAPQPVRDLLRKACYDCHSNEVVYPWYSKIAPISWTIKDHVNEGRERLNFSLWKDFNKEQQATMLKNSVLTIEQRTMPMPGYMLQHPEANLTNKDRQVLIDFFQKLQKK